The window TACTACACTGGTACTAAGCTGTTTTGGAAATGTTATTTTTagcacattttttttatttccatcATTCATACTTTACCCATCTGCCAGAATCATCTACGGTGCATTTCTGAAATGTTTCAAATTATACTGCATCCATCCAAATGTAGGAATAATTTCTCCTTTATTCAGAAGGAAATGGTTTTTGGATAGTTTCCTTCTATAGAAATACAGTGGTTTACCAGAAGCAAGCGGAGCTTTTATGatggcaatcctatgcacactaaCCTGGGACTAAGCAAATTGAATGCTGGCATCACAACTCTTGAAATTCTCTCTCCAAGGAGATCTGTCCCCTTCCAGTACCATCTTCCACCAGAAAGTAAAGATTTGTTTCATTTtatgttccctcagtgatccctccttcctgctcagtgttttaattattcttatgtattttagctctggttgtaattgttttaatgatgtcttCCTTGTTAGTTTATAtggttttaagatgtgattttattatatatgttttaattttttcaccTCCTTAGTAGCCCTTATGAGAacaaaaaagcagggtataaattttgtaaaaaaatttaaaaacacaatggtgcttacttctgagtagacatgtacCAGGATGTTATTTGTCTTAAAATCTGTGTagtattttaaagtatatttaCTAATGCATGTGATTTCCCCCTTATTGCTGTTTATTTATTGATATTATTTATAGTCAccttttctcactgagtctcaaggtttATTAAAGCACTTCtctttattactattattttatcCTGAAGCCTgtttaataacataacattcgatttatatactgcctttcaggacaacttaattcccactcagagcagtttataaagtatgttataattatccccacaacaaacaccctgtgaggtgggtggggctgaaagagctccagagagctgtgactagcccaaggtcacccagctggcttcaagtggaggagtgggaaatcaaacccggctctccagattagagtcccgcactcttaaccacaccaaactggctggtttCAACCAGCAAGCATCCCAAGCCTTGCTGTACTGCAATAGTATGAACACAATTtgttgttactttaaaaaaaaccctcgtCTTTCTACCCACGAGCCTCCAAGCATCTTACAAgtagtaaaacaaaaacagacaAAAATCAATAGAATCAACAAGAATAACAATACAATTCAATGTAGAATTACTCCTATCTGAACGAACTAAAATCAAATTACTTAAACTGGTCTAACTCTAACTGCAAATAACTTAAACTGGTCTAAATGGACTGCACCGTAAAATAGCTTCAAGGTGGCACCTATAGTGGCAACAAAGAAATGCCTATGAAGCGTACTCAAAGGCCTACAACCAAGGACCCACTTCGTGCTTATACTTCAGAGCTAGGGTTGCGGTTAGGCCTGGAGAAAATTTTTCTCCATCTATGTGAAGATGGGCTGATAAAGTTTTCATAGCATGAGGTAAATAGCATCCGattctctgttaaaggggcaagaatttttttctctccagTTGACAGCAGTTGACAGTTGGATATAAACAATTTCATGCACTATACCTGGTTCCTAGGCCATTAATGCGTTCACCGGTCATAATTCTTTGCCCTAATCACTAATCAGACTAATAGTCTTACTCAGGGTTCTGATCTAAACCGTAATTCAAGAAATGTGAGGAATAAAATACCATTAAGGGAGCAAgtctaagcaggcctactcagaagtatCATATTAGTCAttagggtttactcccaggaaagcatcctCGAGAGTGCTGTCCAAGTTCTTTTGACCTTTTGTCAAACAAAAAGCACAAGCACAAACAGCAGAAGAAATTTCAGAAAAGTCCATTCCTGCTGCAAATCTTATGGCTGGTGATGGGATTTCTTTAAAATGACGAGTTTTACACATTTACACTTCAATCTCGGGTTGTTCCACAGCAAAGTACAAAAATGTCTGTGTAAGCTCCAATGCATGTAATTTTTCTTAACCCCAATGGAGAGTGCCAAGCCTGAAGGCACCCTGGGTGTTCGGCACAGCCTCCTTCAGCCGCCGTTCTCAGTTGGGGCCGTGGCTCAGGACTCCGCCAGCTTCAGCAGCCGATTCTGGGAAGAGAATGAAACGCCAAGCCAGAAGGCATCGGTGGCAAGGAGAGGCTTCCGCTCCACCAGCTTTTGTCCAGCCCAAGGCCCGGCAGATGACTTGATCACACTTGCTCCTCCTTCCCAGACCAGGCCGGTACTTTTTAAACtaacttttaatttaaaaaagaaaaaggtggtTCGTAACATCTGGAGCCGTTGGCACCCACAAAGCGTTAACGGATTCTTGGCGGGAGATTTTTGAACTGCGAAAAGCGGGCAACGAGGgggagattttaaaaatcagtttaacAGGtacctttcttcagatacatttcgCTGAATAAGGAAGCCCTGACCCTCGGAAACTCATACTCTAGAAATCCGAGAAACCCTAGAAAGTGGCCCTGGCCCCAGATCCTGCTCCCACAGGGCAGCCCACCAGAAATTTTTAAGATACATTACACCAAAGGAGTGCCTCaaaggaggcgggggggggggagagaagaggcgGACGGAGCTTTGCGCCCAGCGCTGCGAGATCCCTGTAAGATCTCTCATGTAGCCCGCTCCTAACACATGCGCGGCCCGTTAACTAGACTTATTCCCTAGCAAAGATAGCAGCTGAGCATTAAGTCCGGCTGAAGGCGCGTCGCTTAACAGCGGGCTGCCGTGAGACCTTGTTTACCTGGAAAGAAACCCCATTGATGCCAATGGGGTTTACGTGCAAGAAAACATGACTGGGAACAGGCTTCCCAGACCCTCCCCCTGGCCTCTCCAGGACGTCAAGCtcgccccttttcctgctgcctggaagATCTCGGCCGAGCAACAGGAGCGGGCGGAGGAGGCAAGCCCACGTGAGAGTCAGCCCATCGGCCTacttccctgccccctccagaTCCATGTGCAATGAGACAGCAGGAGCCCCAGTTCCTCCTTAAGGACTCTCTCGCCGTCCGCGAGAGAGGCGGGGATTCATCAGAAAGCCGCTTAGAGAACCGGCGTTCCGAAGAGCATCAGATGGCAACGTCTGGGAGCGAAGCACCCATCTCCGGAAATAAAAACCAGAGTCGTTCCCCTCCCCCGTGTGGACCTCCACGcaacgccccccacccccaccccttggtTCCTCCCCGCGCAGGAGGCTGCCTCTGCACCCTCCCCGCCCAGTTCTTCCCACTGCCCCAGAACTCTTCAGCGGGTAACCAGATATTCAAAAACAATACGTCAGCCCACAATGCCTCGCGCGGAGCCCGAGCATTACCTCATCCCGTCGTGCTCCGCGAAAAGGGGCTGCGAAGCTTCTAGGGGCGGGGTGGCCATGGAGATGGCCTCCTTCGCAACAGGCTGGgccggccgccctcctccccccGAGACGTGGCCGTAGCCAATGGGAAGGCCCCGGGGTGACATCATGGGCTATTTTTAGGGAGTGACTGCTCTCTGATAAGTGTTGGGCACCACGCTGAGAAAGGGCTCAGATTGGGCTGAGTGTGCTGTGCGGTGGAGCGCGTAGGGGCTTCCAGCCGGCGGTCCCAGAAGAACCCGTGGCAAGGCCGTAcccagcgccgccgccgccgcccagcTGCTGAGACTCTTGCAGCGAGAATAGCAGCCGGGAAGCTCGCTCACGCTCGGATGCTTCAGGGAACGAAGTAACTTCGGGATCGGCTTCCTCCAGCAGACCGAGGAGAGAGCTTGCCTGCTCAGCCGCCCCGCCAGCGCGTCGAAGTGCCTGGACCGAGTTGACTTTCCTGCGCTTGGAATAGACCGAACTTGGGGGACCTCCCTCAGAACAAGCGGCAAAGGGAGCGAGCAGGCGGCCGAGGAAACTTCGGAGCGAGTCCAGTGACTGAGCCGCGAGCTcttgacagcccccccccctcccagaagaGGGAGAGAGTCCAACAAGTGTGCCTGGAGCTCGGCGTCGAGGGCGCTCCCccgaggaggaagggaggaggacTTCGGGGGGTGGAGCAGGAAAAAAAGTTGCCGGGCTTACGATCCTTCGTCCGTGCCCAGTTGACAGGGGGATTGCAAGCGTTCCGCCTTCGGGATTCCCTGGCGGAGAGAGACCCCACCGTTCCAAGAGAGAACTTTTCTTTCGCACTCCGGATTCTGGAACTGATACTCCCCTCGATTCGCCGGAGCTGAAAAACGCCTGCATGACAAATCCAGCTCTCGTCTACTGAAAGagggcaaaaaaagaaaagccaaGCCAATGTCTTGTGGCTAAAAAGTAAGACTTTAATTCATCACTCCTCTCTTTTGCTGAAGGGCTCTTTCATTGTTGAGTTTCTTTTAATTGCTCTCAGGGGTTGAACTCTTGCGGCCAGGCTCGTTTTTTTAAGTGGAGGCCAACAGAAAAGCTTCCTTTCCCTGGTCTGTTCTTGGCTGTAAGAGATCCAACTTGTGGACTGTATTCTATGACTGCAAAGATGGAACCTACTTTCTATGACGATGCCATAAACGCTACCTTTGTACAGCCAGAAAGTGGTACTTATGGATATAACAACCCCAAAGTTCTGAAGCAGAATATGACTCTGAATCTGGCTGATCCTGGCAGTAACCTCAAGCCCCACCTGAGGAACAAGAATGCTGACATCCTCACCTCCCCAGATGTAGGCCTCCTCAAGCTGGCATCTCCTGAACTAGAAAGGCTGATCATCCAGTCTGGCAATGGCTTGATCACCACCACTCCTACCCCAACCCAATTCCTTTGTCCCAAAAATGTCACTGATGAGCAGGAAGGGTTTGCTGAAGGCTTTGTTAGGGCACTTGCAGAACTACACAACCAAAACACCATGCCCACCGTTACTTCTGCTGCCCAGCCTGTTAACAGCGGCATGGCCCCTGTCTCATCCATGGCTGGAAACAATAGCTTCAGTGCCAACTTGCACAGTGAGCCTCCAGTCTATGCTAACCTCAGCAATTTCAACCCAAATGCTCTCAACGCGGCACCTAACTACAATGCAAACAACCTGACTTATCCTCCACAGCATCTAAACCCCCAGATGCCTGTGCAGCATCCCCGCCTCCAGGCTCTGAAAGAAGAACCTCAGACTGTCCCAGAGATGCCTGGGGAGACGCCTCCCTTGTCCCCTATTGACATGGAATCCCAGGAGAGGATCAAGGCAGAGAGGAAGCGCATGAGAAACCGAATTGCAGCCTCCAAGTGCCGGAAAAGGAAATTGGAACGGATCGCCAGGTTGGAAGACAAAGTTAAAACTTTGAAAGCGCAAAACTCAGAACTGGCATCTACTGCCAATATGCTGCGAGAGCAGGTTGCCCAGCTGAAGCAGAAGGTCATGAATCATGTCAACAGCGGGTGCCAGCTAATGTTAACACAGCAGTTGCAAACTTTTTGAAGAGACTCGCAGTAACTGTGATACGGAGAAATTAAGCAAAAGAGAGATTGAGGAGATGCAAAGCTCTCTTGGGGGTGGGATGGGAAGAGAAGGCTGCAAGGCGTTGATCCCTGCAGGAGCTCCCCCAAAAGCATGTGTGGAGAGACTTTTGGCTTGCCATTTGGCTTGAGGTGGTGACAAGCCAGTCAACAGTACTGTTCCTGCTCCAATGAGGCacaagaatgttttttttaaaaaaaaaacattgaccAAGACCTGCATGGACCTAACATTCAATGATCATTCAGTATTAAAGGTTAAACTGCAGTAGACACTGTAGATTGCTTTCGCTAGTACTCCTTTTAAGAAAAAGTTGGGGAGGGAGTTTGTGGGAAGCTAACAGAAGCTGAACTATACTGCCTGCCTTTGAGTCAAGTTGTGTATGTAcatatcttttttattttatgaaAGCTGATTAATGTCAATAAAACTACTTCATGTCTTTGTAAGTTATTTTTATGGTCCTTTGGGTTTTTCCCAGTATTGCCTGTAAATAAGAGGTTTTTTTAGCACTCCTGAGTTTACCATTTGTAATAAAGTATATAATTTTTTATGTTTTGTTCTGAACAAAAATGCAGAAaggtttgattttatttttttaaaaaatcagtgcatCACCCATGTCCTTTCTGAACTTTATATAGTATCTCAGCTTGTGGTTAGATGTTAGAACTATTTTCCCTTTTTACAGAAACCATTAACAAACTCTTCTATAACCAGATTTGAGAAGGACATGTAAATGATCCCCCTAGCTTCTGACTGTTCTTTTAAATTGTAAGCTCTGTGAAGAGCTAGTGACATGGTTTGGTTAGAAGTCACAAATTAAGCAGGGTAGGGGGGCTAAAAATGGAACGAATATTCCTTACACTGAATTTTCAAATATCATTGGCTGTTTCCcatttagaaattatttttgaTAACACGTCTACAGATAGAGAAGCATTTTCAAAGTGAGAATCTGTCTCCTTAATACTTCTGTTAATTCTTAGATGAAAGGTGGTCTGTGTTCATGGGTATTTATGACTATGCCTGTTCAATAAAACCATACTATTGCTCTTTCCACAGATTTGAaatcctttcccctctttttatggttttgcttccttgtaacctGTTTTGCAACAGACAAAATGGGGAAAATAACTAGCTAGGGCAATATATTAAGGCATTTTAGGGCAGGCAGTATTGATACTGTTATAAAAGGGTTtgttaaattcttttttttaactagagaaagaactaatttttttttaccccCACACACTTCCAGCTGAGTATATATACAATGATGGATGAAGAAGGCCTATTGACTTCATTGTTTGGTCTTACTTGTATTTAGATGGGGGAAGTAAGTCCTGGTGCACAGAGCATAATTTATTCCTAGTAAATATACTTGAGAGTGCCCAGCATATTTTAATGAGTTACTCTTGGTGAACTGTACGTAGGATctctgtcttctttttaatttGAAAGCAAACCCTATTGACTGAAACCAGGCATGTGAGTAAAGCTAGGACTGTAACCTTGATCCACAAGCATGCACATTTACTTGTAAATCCTGTTAAAATCAACAGGGCTTGTTTCTCAGAGTAAATTGGGCTGTAAGCCTAAATAGGAATTGCATAGCAGCTATGCCTAAGAAAGCATTTTCAGTTTTGAGAAGATGGTGTTTCAGCTTCTGACTAGCATGGAGGCAGGCTCTAGTACAtgaaacaatatttttgaagttattttTTGAATCATGTTACTTTGAGTTGATACTAAAGTTCTAAGCGAAGCTTTTTAAATGACTAGGGTACATAGCAGGAAAGTGCTTAGTTCATTAACATTATTAAAAATAGAATTCTAGAAATACAAATTCACTCTTGGGGAAAAAAGTGGCTTCTTTGGAATACTAGATAATCTCTTGTATAATCTTGTTAAAAGTTGGCAGAAGTACAGTGGTCAGAGCTTCTGCTTCATGTAGGTAGTGTTGTCAAcaccagtttgggaaattcctgggagtAGAACTtggggagggtggtgtttggggaaagAGGGAACTCGGCAggaatgtaatgccatagagtccaccctccaaagcagccagtttctccaggggaactgatttctgtggtctggggatcagttgtagttctgggagatctcaaggccccacctggaagttgacaaacCATTGTGCAGGACTTGtgcctttgttttaaaataaattcaacAGGTGTAAGTAACTGTTCCTAGTGGTGGAAGTGATTTAGCAGCTAGCTTTCTGCCTATCCTGTATCAAGCTGTAGAAAGAAACCCCTCAAGCACACATTTATTTGTGTGGGGAATAGGAGACCAACAACGTCCTAATGGTAGAACTAGCTTTTCTCCtggccccagcagtgctcctgcccCTTCAGTAGACAAATTCAGGAGGGgaattttttactgttttatacaCGGTTCACCTGATgagtttctattttttaaaaaagcttactAATTCTGCTTGCTGGTGTTTAGAAATATTTTCCCACACCTTCTTGGCTTAATGATGTTCATAAACAGCATGAATTAATGTGTATATTTGAAATGGTTATGCAGAAATATTGGATTCAGGTAATCTATAAAATGGGATAATTAACATTTCTTTTATTCCTTCCCTTCGACAGAAGAAATTCTGGAGTTATTTGTTTATTGCTATCAAATGTGTACATTTGAATCAGTAGTTACCAAATAAAGAGTTATGGGGAGGAGCACATGCTCTGCTGGGTGTACATAATGCTGACGTAAACAACCCGGAAGGTAAGTTGATTTTGACCATATGTAGAAACAATCAGAAGAGGAGTAATGCACACACAGCATAGCTAGGTGTGGCTTTGCAAGCTGCACAACAAGTCCCAGCTAGCAAAATAAGCAGGGCTACCTGGAAAGGTAAAGCCACATTTTCTAGTTCTATAGGAAAAGATTTTATAGTGCTAAAAGTTTGTCAGAATAGAACATATTGCTCTGATCTAATCACAACTTGTGTGTGCACTCAGTGCTGCCAGGATTTCTGTATCTACTCATATTTCAAAAGATGTTGACCTATTATCTGTGCTGTACTCCCGTTCTATTTTCAATGGTGTCCTAAGTATGAAAGTTCAAGAGAATTTTAGTTTCaagttttttgggtggggggtgagggTCCTAACCATCCccagaatgtaacaaatagccACAGGTTGTTGAGCTGCTTCTTGTAGGAGGGACAGGCAAAATGCAACCTTGCTTCTGTAGCATTAATGAATGGAAGAGAAATTCAATAAGTGTAACCTTTTTGCACAGAAGTGCAGTAATTACGAAACATTACTGGTTGGATTTCTTCCTGGCATGGAGCTGTTAAAGCCCCAGGAGTCCTGCCAAAAACCACTGTGGCAACTCTATACCAAATGAAAAGTAAAACTTCCTCCATTTTTAGTTGATAGAAGACCTGTGGTTTTTAACAGGTGGGATTCAGCATGTAAAAGTTAACCCATGACTGCCATCTTCACTCTGAAAAATACTTAGTTGATTTTGCCCTAATATGAGTACTATCTCTGTTCTAGACAGACTGCTACTCTAATACAAAGTTAAAAGCAAGTTTATAGAGGTCTCTGGTATGAGATCCAAGTCCTAAGACGCAAAAGAAGCAAGATTAATGACAGTAGCATGGTTTAAG of the Eublepharis macularius isolate TG4126 chromosome 5, MPM_Emac_v1.0, whole genome shotgun sequence genome contains:
- the JUN gene encoding transcription factor Jun, whose protein sequence is MTAKMEPTFYDDAINATFVQPESGTYGYNNPKVLKQNMTLNLADPGSNLKPHLRNKNADILTSPDVGLLKLASPELERLIIQSGNGLITTTPTPTQFLCPKNVTDEQEGFAEGFVRALAELHNQNTMPTVTSAAQPVNSGMAPVSSMAGNNSFSANLHSEPPVYANLSNFNPNALNAAPNYNANNLTYPPQHLNPQMPVQHPRLQALKEEPQTVPEMPGETPPLSPIDMESQERIKAERKRMRNRIAASKCRKRKLERIARLEDKVKTLKAQNSELASTANMLREQVAQLKQKVMNHVNSGCQLMLTQQLQTF